In Ananas comosus cultivar F153 unplaced genomic scaffold, ASM154086v1, whole genome shotgun sequence, a single window of DNA contains:
- the LOC109704384 gene encoding uncharacterized protein LOC109704384 translates to MVESSRTKRREGETTGHARPSTGEAAAMALSISASTWPAPLRRGPSSAHHAQQRRSGPPRPRGHLSCTAPFVPEVSEALETLYSEFRAVDNMVAHNSARVLKAFKNARVGPHHFGGCTGYGHDDGGGRDALDCAFAEIVGAESAIVRSQVLSLLNFSLTTMSLY, encoded by the exons ATGGTCGAATCGAGCAGAACTAAGCGCAGAGAAGGGGAAACGACGGGGCACGCACGGCCTTCCACCGGCGAAGCCGCAGCCATGGCGTTATCCATTTCCGCCTCTACGTGGCCGGCGCCGCTCCGTCGGGGGCCATCCTCGGCCCATCACGCGCAACAGCGCCGGAGCGGACCGCCCAGGCCCAGAGGGCATTTATCCTGCACGGCCCCGTTTGTCCCCGAG GTGTCGGAGGCGTTGGAAACGCTGTATTCGGAATTCAGGGCGGTGGATAACATGGTGGCTCATAACTCCGCCCGGGTTCTTAAGGCTTTCAAGAACGCCCGGGTTGGACCGCAT CACTTCGGTGGCTGTACAGGATATGGCCATGATGATGGTGGAGGGCGTGACGCCCTGGATTGTGCTTTTGCTGAAATTGTTGGTGCAGAATCAGCGATTGTTCGCTCACAGGTTCTCTCTCTGCTTAACTTTTCGTTGACGACAATGAGCTTATATTGA